One window of Paenibacillus sp. FSL K6-3182 genomic DNA carries:
- a CDS encoding alpha/beta fold hydrolase — translation MEKHLTLRHNELELAATLHYPTDGNKNDSEKKQAIIICHGFIGSRIGVDRLFVKTARALAAQGSYVLRFDYGGCGESSGDYGALGFDSMVDQTRSAINYLSSMECVDPLRIVLLGHSLGGAVAIMTAVKDKRAKRLVLWSPVAYPFNDIVRIVGRSSYDDAVTGGSSDYQGYTLQPVFFDSLLQHQPFQAATKFGGEVLLVHGTSDELIPVDYSFLYQKVFWTRNEGLCDKEIIFQANHTYSARNHQEEAIRVTSDWLNGLDKQQEEWHHWSI, via the coding sequence ATGGAAAAGCACTTGACGCTGCGACATAACGAGCTTGAGCTTGCGGCAACGCTGCATTACCCTACGGATGGAAATAAAAACGATTCAGAAAAAAAACAAGCTATCATTATATGCCATGGATTTATAGGCTCTCGCATAGGCGTTGACCGTTTGTTTGTAAAAACGGCTAGAGCGCTTGCGGCGCAAGGCTCTTATGTCCTTCGTTTCGATTATGGCGGCTGCGGCGAGAGCAGCGGTGACTACGGAGCTCTCGGCTTTGATTCAATGGTTGATCAGACTAGAAGCGCGATTAATTATTTATCAAGCATGGAATGTGTTGATCCGCTCAGAATCGTATTGCTTGGCCACAGTCTAGGCGGAGCGGTAGCGATTATGACAGCAGTTAAAGATAAGCGCGCTAAACGTCTTGTGCTTTGGTCGCCTGTTGCTTATCCGTTCAATGACATTGTACGGATCGTAGGACGCAGCAGCTATGACGATGCTGTAACTGGAGGAAGCTCCGATTATCAAGGGTATACGCTGCAGCCTGTATTTTTTGATTCGCTGCTTCAACATCAGCCTTTCCAAGCAGCTACTAAATTTGGCGGCGAGGTGCTGCTGGTTCACGGTACTAGCGATGAGCTTATACCTGTTGATTACAGCTTCTTATACCAGAAGGTGTTCTGGACCCGCAATGAGGGCCTTTGCGATAAGGAAATTATTTTTCAAGCGAATCACACCTACTCCGCTCGCAATCATCAGGAGGAAGCGATTCGCGTAACCTCAGATTGGCTAAACGGACTTGATAAACAGCAAGAAGAATGGCATCACTGGAGTATTTAA
- a CDS encoding DUF3048 domain-containing protein, producing the protein MNKRIRKSAVLLLLSLILLITACSGGKGSNDTPTETNDIMDPNSTDEPVTAPTQLPYDAPLSGLKLENAATSRPIVVMINNFAAARPQSGLTNADVIWEVLAEGGITRLIAVFQSTSAITDTIGPIRSIRPYLIDIGDSYGAVLAHAGASNDGYAVLQRQGKPYLDEISNAGSYFWRSKERKAPHNLYSNLEKLRTGAEKKKYSMDKQVPPYTFAEAGSTEVGVPAADITINFMLKNYNVGYKYDSVSGLYKRSIGDKPHIDMNNNEQLSGTNLVVLGADHKTLDKEGRLAVDLTKGGSAILFQKGKAIEAEWVRAPDGMIRIVKNGAELPFVPGKTFFHIVPNKPTFEGHVTWVQT; encoded by the coding sequence ATGAACAAAAGAATTCGAAAATCGGCAGTTTTGCTATTATTATCTCTTATACTCCTTATTACAGCTTGCAGTGGAGGGAAAGGCAGCAACGATACACCGACAGAGACAAATGATATTATGGATCCTAATAGTACGGATGAGCCAGTGACAGCCCCGACGCAGCTCCCTTATGATGCTCCGCTAAGCGGACTGAAGCTGGAAAATGCGGCAACCTCAAGACCGATTGTCGTTATGATTAATAATTTCGCAGCAGCTCGTCCACAGTCTGGTTTAACGAACGCTGATGTAATCTGGGAAGTGCTTGCGGAAGGCGGCATTACTCGTTTAATTGCCGTATTTCAGAGTACGAGCGCAATAACCGATACGATTGGACCTATACGCAGCATTAGACCTTATCTTATTGATATTGGAGACAGTTATGGCGCGGTGCTTGCCCATGCAGGAGCGAGCAATGATGGTTATGCAGTGCTGCAGAGGCAGGGCAAACCTTATTTGGATGAAATCTCGAATGCAGGCAGCTACTTCTGGAGAAGCAAGGAACGCAAAGCTCCGCATAATTTGTATTCAAATCTAGAGAAGCTGCGTACGGGCGCAGAGAAGAAGAAATACAGCATGGACAAGCAGGTTCCGCCTTATACGTTCGCGGAAGCGGGTTCCACAGAGGTTGGTGTCCCGGCAGCTGACATTACAATAAATTTTATGCTCAAAAATTATAATGTTGGATACAAGTACGATTCAGTATCAGGCTTATACAAACGGTCGATAGGCGACAAACCGCATATCGATATGAACAATAATGAACAGCTTTCCGGTACAAATTTGGTTGTGCTTGGAGCGGATCACAAGACGCTTGATAAAGAGGGGCGATTGGCCGTCGATCTGACAAAAGGAGGCTCGGCGATTCTGTTCCAGAAAGGCAAAGCGATCGAAGCAGAATGGGTAAGAGCTCCAGATGGAATGATTCGAATTGTAAAGAATGGAGCAGAGCTGCCGTTTGTCCCTGGAAAAACTTTCTTTCATATCGTGCCAAACAAACCGACATTTGAAGGGCATGTAACATGGGTACAAACGTAG
- a CDS encoding DUF47 family protein → MFKKKDIFFKTFEEMADAIVEAVEYFAKGLSDLSDVSAFAKTMKEYESRCDKHVHTILKELNKTFITPIEREDIMALTTSLDDVLDGIEACASRFEMYNILEKDEYITLFGDILVRSSHQIKKAIYLLTERKLLAIREPNIALNELENQADDLLRVCIKSLFANVTDPIELMKRKEIYEMLEQTTDYCEDVANTLESIIMRNS, encoded by the coding sequence ATGTTCAAGAAAAAGGATATTTTCTTTAAGACGTTCGAAGAAATGGCTGACGCAATTGTCGAGGCTGTGGAGTACTTTGCCAAAGGATTGTCAGACCTATCGGATGTATCAGCTTTCGCCAAGACCATGAAGGAATACGAAAGTAGATGCGACAAGCATGTACACACGATTTTGAAGGAGCTGAACAAAACGTTCATCACTCCGATTGAACGTGAAGATATTATGGCCCTGACGACTTCGCTTGATGATGTGCTCGATGGCATCGAAGCTTGCGCATCTCGTTTTGAAATGTACAACATTCTTGAGAAGGACGAGTACATAACGTTGTTTGGCGATATTCTCGTTCGTTCGTCGCATCAAATTAAGAAAGCAATTTATTTGCTTACAGAACGGAAGCTGCTTGCTATACGCGAGCCAAATATTGCACTTAACGAGCTGGAGAACCAAGCTGACGACCTGCTTCGGGTTTGCATCAAGAGCTTGTTCGCAAATGTCACAGATCCAATTGAGCTGATGAAGCGCAAAGAGATTTATGAGATGCTAGAGCAAACGACCGACTACTGCGAGGACGTTGCCAATACGCTGGAATCGATCATTATGCGTAATAGCTAA
- a CDS encoding inorganic phosphate transporter, translated as MDLMVLWIVVFLALSFDFINGFHDTANAIATAVSTRALKPRVAIVMAAVMNFVGAITFTGVAATIGKGVANPAELEHGVPIVIAALLSAIAWNLITWWFGIPSSSSHALIGSLAGAVIGGAGMSAINSGGLIKIVQALIFSPLIAFSAGFIIMWILKKIFAKSSPHQVNKGFRFGQILTAAFQSFSHGTNDAQKAMGIIVFALVASGIQTTMDVPLWVKISAATAMALGTSVGGWKIIKTMGTKIFKIEPINGFAADIGSAAVILTATMLHLPVSTTHVITSSILGVGSAKRFSAVKWGVAGRIIVAWVITIPITIIMAMFFYWIIHFFFL; from the coding sequence ATGGATTTAATGGTTCTATGGATTGTCGTATTTCTAGCGCTTTCGTTTGATTTTATAAATGGATTTCATGATACGGCAAATGCGATTGCAACTGCCGTGTCGACTCGGGCGTTAAAACCTAGAGTTGCAATCGTAATGGCCGCCGTAATGAACTTTGTCGGTGCAATTACGTTTACAGGCGTTGCGGCTACAATTGGTAAAGGTGTAGCCAATCCAGCAGAGCTGGAGCATGGCGTTCCCATAGTTATTGCGGCTCTATTGTCAGCAATCGCATGGAACCTGATTACTTGGTGGTTCGGTATTCCTTCCTCATCCTCACATGCTTTGATTGGCTCCCTCGCAGGCGCAGTAATCGGCGGAGCAGGTATGAGCGCAATTAACAGCGGCGGATTGATCAAGATTGTACAAGCGTTGATTTTTTCACCGCTCATTGCTTTCTCCGCAGGTTTTATCATTATGTGGATTCTCAAGAAGATCTTTGCCAAATCAAGCCCGCATCAGGTGAATAAAGGATTTCGCTTCGGTCAAATTCTGACAGCTGCTTTCCAATCGTTCTCTCACGGTACGAATGACGCTCAAAAAGCAATGGGTATTATCGTATTTGCTCTAGTTGCTTCCGGTATTCAAACCACGATGGACGTTCCACTATGGGTTAAAATTTCCGCGGCGACAGCAATGGCGCTCGGTACCTCAGTCGGCGGCTGGAAAATCATCAAAACGATGGGGACAAAAATTTTCAAAATCGAGCCAATCAACGGCTTTGCAGCTGACATTGGTTCAGCAGCCGTTATTTTGACGGCTACGATGCTTCATCTTCCAGTAAGTACAACACATGTTATTACGTCTTCAATCCTTGGTGTCGGCAGCGCGAAACGTTTCTCCGCTGTTAAATGGGGAGTTGCAGGTCGTATCATCGTTGCGTGGGTTATTACAATTCCCATTACAATCATCATGGCGATGTTTTTCTACTGGATCATTCATTTCTTCTTCCTATAA
- a CDS encoding tyrosine protein kinase, whose product MNYRNNPGTGNQQNDWHGGQRLAQEPFSKSSGAKSSGFSFGGNLPTMPPASQQAQDILPVVVPDTAAELIESTTSTKASGFSLANLGEIKGYIDRLGGIDGILTTVTKVQKVMSSVSQMAPLVKVLMGSFGKKSKESDDDDSDEWKPKRRKRRKPRAGSGSGKKTVRRRRTTPKKR is encoded by the coding sequence GTGAACTATCGCAATAACCCCGGTACCGGCAACCAGCAAAACGATTGGCACGGCGGCCAGCGTCTGGCACAAGAGCCGTTCAGCAAATCGTCTGGCGCAAAGTCGAGCGGTTTCAGCTTTGGCGGAAACCTGCCAACAATGCCGCCGGCTTCGCAGCAGGCGCAGGATATCCTGCCCGTCGTTGTACCGGATACAGCTGCTGAGCTTATAGAATCGACCACTAGCACCAAAGCAAGCGGCTTCTCACTTGCCAATCTAGGCGAAATTAAAGGTTATATCGATCGTTTGGGCGGCATCGACGGTATCTTAACGACCGTGACAAAGGTCCAGAAGGTCATGTCGAGCGTTTCTCAAATGGCTCCGCTTGTCAAAGTGCTTATGGGCTCCTTTGGCAAAAAATCAAAAGAATCTGATGACGATGATTCTGACGAATGGAAACCTAAGCGCCGCAAACGCCGCAAGCCAAGAGCTGGTTCCGGCTCAGGCAAAAAAACAGTTCGTCGTCGCCGTACTACGCCTAAGAAACGTTAA
- a CDS encoding YerC/YecD family TrpR-related protein, which yields MQLKKLNDKAIDQLFEAVLTLKSVEECYVFFDDLCTVNEIQSLSQRLEVARMLGKGSTYNAIEAETGASTATISRVKRCLNYGNDGYKMALERLGR from the coding sequence ATGCAGCTTAAAAAGCTGAACGATAAAGCAATAGATCAATTATTCGAAGCGGTGCTTACATTGAAGTCAGTTGAGGAATGTTATGTTTTCTTCGATGATCTGTGTACGGTGAATGAGATCCAATCGTTATCACAAAGACTTGAAGTAGCACGGATGCTCGGAAAAGGCAGCACTTATAACGCGATTGAAGCCGAGACAGGCGCGAGTACAGCAACAATATCGAGAGTGAAGCGTTGCTTGAACTATGGCAATGACGGTTATAAAATGGCTCTAGAACGGCTTGGAAGGTAG
- a CDS encoding CbiX/SirB N-terminal domain-containing protein — MEGRNHAMKPGILVISHGSREAAWVQLVDEAVAAAAASPRLSGVPIMSSFLEIVEGRLIQDGIDELEGQGVTDMFVVPLFVSSGSTHVDEIGQAFGFPWVSDLEGDLGTFRVKATIHYGLPIDDDPQIAELLASNIAPLSTRPESEALLLIGHGSKEKVFHERWQEGLKKLGERVRGLGGYKRAEYAMLLPDQAAGKLAAMQAANPQEAVIVVPLFLSQGYFTNHVIPNRLNGFVYRYNGKTMLPNAAIEQWLEHQMIDGLQRLCEEKHVTFTE, encoded by the coding sequence TTGGAAGGTAGGAATCATGCGATGAAGCCAGGCATTCTTGTCATTAGCCACGGCTCCAGAGAAGCTGCATGGGTACAGTTAGTTGATGAGGCGGTTGCAGCAGCAGCGGCTTCGCCCCGTTTATCAGGTGTTCCAATTATGTCGTCCTTTCTCGAGATCGTGGAGGGACGGCTTATTCAGGATGGCATTGATGAATTAGAGGGGCAAGGTGTTACGGATATGTTCGTAGTGCCGCTGTTCGTTTCTTCGGGTAGTACACATGTGGATGAAATTGGGCAAGCATTTGGTTTTCCATGGGTTTCCGATCTGGAGGGTGACTTAGGTACATTTCGAGTCAAAGCTACAATTCATTATGGTCTCCCAATTGACGATGATCCCCAAATTGCAGAGCTGCTGGCTTCAAACATTGCACCCTTATCCACAAGACCAGAGTCAGAAGCGTTACTGCTTATTGGCCACGGAAGCAAAGAAAAGGTATTTCATGAGCGCTGGCAGGAAGGGCTGAAGAAGCTTGGCGAGCGGGTTAGAGGGCTCGGTGGATATAAGCGCGCAGAGTATGCCATGCTATTGCCAGATCAAGCGGCAGGAAAGCTGGCAGCGATGCAGGCAGCGAATCCACAGGAAGCGGTCATTGTTGTGCCGCTATTTCTGAGCCAAGGCTATTTTACCAATCATGTCATTCCAAATCGGCTTAATGGTTTTGTATATCGCTATAACGGCAAGACGATGCTTCCTAATGCAGCGATTGAGCAGTGGCTGGAGCATCAGATGATCGACGGTTTACAACGGTTGTGCGAAGAGAAGCATGTCACGTTTACAGAATAA
- a CDS encoding diacylglycerol kinase — MKRARLIYNPTSGREEMKKRLPDILQRLEQGGIETSCHATIGEGDATLAAAEAADRGYDMIIAAGGDGTLYEVINGLTNKANRPPLGILPVGTTNDFARAMGIPKHWEYAVDLIIQQYSRPIDVGKANDRYFINIAGGGSLTELTYDVPSKLKTMIGQLAYYMKGMEKMTRLRPTELTFHAAGVGEFHDEFMMFLICNSNSVGGFERLAPDSKLDDGLLDVLLIRKCNLPEFIKLVTLALRGEHLNDPHVIHFRTNELKVTTPDYVQINLDGEYGGVLPCTFSVLPSHLRIFADETGESTYR; from the coding sequence ATCAAACGAGCAAGACTTATATATAACCCGACATCGGGAAGAGAAGAAATGAAAAAAAGATTGCCAGATATTCTTCAGCGTCTTGAACAGGGCGGTATTGAGACGAGCTGCCACGCCACGATAGGCGAGGGAGATGCTACGCTTGCAGCGGCTGAAGCCGCAGACCGCGGCTATGATATGATCATTGCAGCAGGCGGTGACGGTACGCTTTATGAGGTTATCAACGGCTTGACGAACAAGGCGAATCGACCTCCGCTTGGCATATTGCCAGTAGGCACAACGAATGATTTCGCACGGGCGATGGGTATTCCGAAGCATTGGGAGTACGCAGTCGACCTTATTATTCAGCAATATAGCCGGCCGATTGATGTCGGTAAGGCGAATGATCGCTATTTTATCAATATTGCTGGAGGCGGCTCCTTAACGGAACTGACCTATGATGTGCCGAGCAAGCTTAAGACGATGATTGGGCAGCTGGCATATTATATGAAGGGCATGGAGAAAATGACCCGACTTCGGCCAACTGAGCTGACTTTTCATGCAGCTGGTGTAGGTGAATTCCATGATGAGTTCATGATGTTCCTCATATGCAACAGCAATTCGGTCGGCGGTTTCGAGCGATTGGCGCCGGACTCCAAGCTTGATGACGGGCTTCTTGACGTCCTGCTTATCCGCAAATGCAATCTGCCGGAATTTATAAAGCTTGTGACGCTTGCGCTGCGCGGTGAGCATTTGAACGATCCACATGTGATTCATTTCCGGACGAATGAACTAAAGGTGACTACACCGGATTATGTGCAAATTAACCTCGATGGCGAATATGGCGGCGTGCTGCCGTGTACTTTTTCGGTGCTGCCGTCGCATTTGCGTATTTTTGCTGATGAGACTGGGGAATCGACTTACCGTTAA
- the rlmD gene encoding 23S rRNA (uracil(1939)-C(5))-methyltransferase RlmD, with protein MNKGRSRGGKGRSRSAAGTGTRAATIPADAPFQKNEEVTVDIIGLTHDGEGVGRADGFTLFIQGALPGERVRAKVMKVKKQYGYAKLEELMLKSPSRVEPPCDIYKECGGCQLQHFDYPAQLEWKRQHVVDNLMRIGKLNVDGEGNLSDGENASAGIVVHPTVGMDEPWRYRNKASVPIGTSSKDGQLIAGFYARGSHRIIDMDDCLIEHEHNDEVIRVVKRIGRELGATPYDEETGRGVLRHVMARTGVVTGEIMVVLVTNSRKLPSSDEWVRRIREELPGVKSIVQNVNERNTNVIFGDETCVLWGSEVIYDELDGIRFAISARSFYQVNPMQTVELYRKAVEYAGLTGSETVIDAYCGIGTISLFLARQAGRVYGVEIVPEAIEDAARNAALNGITNASFEAGPAEVVIPRWRKEGITADVIVVDPPRKGCDPALLETILAMKPERVVYVSCNPSTLARDLRVLEDGGYRTTEVVPVDMFPWTVHVECVVEICRVDT; from the coding sequence ATGAACAAAGGTAGAAGCAGAGGCGGCAAAGGCAGATCGCGCAGTGCTGCGGGTACGGGTACTCGAGCAGCGACGATTCCAGCAGATGCGCCTTTTCAGAAAAATGAAGAAGTCACCGTCGATATTATCGGCCTGACACATGATGGAGAAGGGGTAGGCCGCGCTGACGGCTTTACCCTTTTTATACAGGGAGCACTTCCTGGTGAGCGTGTGCGCGCGAAGGTGATGAAGGTAAAGAAGCAGTATGGTTATGCGAAGCTTGAAGAGCTGATGCTTAAGAGCCCATCGCGCGTGGAGCCGCCTTGTGATATTTATAAGGAATGCGGCGGCTGCCAGCTGCAGCATTTCGATTATCCGGCGCAACTGGAGTGGAAACGCCAGCATGTTGTGGATAACTTGATGCGAATCGGCAAACTGAATGTGGATGGTGAAGGCAATCTGTCGGATGGAGAGAATGCTTCTGCTGGAATTGTTGTTCACCCTACTGTTGGAATGGACGAGCCTTGGCGTTATCGCAATAAAGCATCCGTACCGATCGGCACCAGTTCTAAAGATGGTCAATTAATTGCAGGCTTCTACGCCCGCGGCAGCCATCGGATTATCGATATGGACGATTGTCTGATTGAGCATGAGCATAATGATGAGGTTATTCGTGTCGTAAAGCGAATCGGACGTGAGCTTGGCGCTACACCTTATGATGAGGAGACAGGCCGCGGCGTACTGCGCCATGTGATGGCACGGACAGGCGTTGTCACCGGCGAGATCATGGTCGTGTTAGTTACGAACAGCAGGAAGCTGCCTTCGTCGGATGAATGGGTGAGGCGCATCCGCGAGGAGCTCCCTGGCGTGAAGAGCATCGTTCAAAATGTGAACGAGCGGAATACGAACGTTATATTTGGTGATGAGACTTGTGTCCTCTGGGGCAGCGAGGTTATCTATGATGAACTCGACGGCATTCGCTTCGCAATATCGGCGAGATCGTTCTATCAAGTGAACCCGATGCAAACGGTGGAGTTATATCGTAAAGCGGTCGAATATGCTGGCTTAACAGGCTCGGAAACCGTGATTGACGCTTATTGCGGCATCGGTACGATATCGTTGTTTCTTGCAAGGCAAGCTGGACGCGTTTATGGCGTTGAAATCGTACCCGAGGCAATCGAGGATGCGGCGCGGAATGCGGCGCTCAACGGCATTACGAATGCCTCGTTCGAGGCGGGCCCTGCGGAGGTTGTTATTCCTCGCTGGCGTAAGGAAGGCATAACGGCGGATGTCATCGTCGTTGATCCGCCGCGCAAAGGCTGCGATCCTGCACTGCTTGAGACGATTCTGGCGATGAAACCGGAGAGAGTGGTGTATGTGAGCTGCAACCCTTCTACACTTGCAAGGGATTTACGTGTGTTGGAGGACGGCGGGTATAGGACGACTGAGGTTGTGCCGGTGGATATGTTTCCTTGGACGGTTCATGTGGAGTGCGTGGTGGAGATATGTCGAGTCGATACTTAG
- a CDS encoding LacI family DNA-binding transcriptional regulator, protein MVTKKEIAEHLGISRTAVSLVLNNTPSSTISADTRNKILRAAKDLGYRDVEVSPKLCYVLYDRDANDPRYIADLQIMEAAASRFNYGLIFMNITHAPESLSKLQRSLDTQEIDGYIVSGDVDEVILSMFRMANTPYLLYGMPLRGKNDNFISFDDKKLAYDATHYLITLGHTRIALFMGSLDYNIHQLALEGYREALEAKGIPLDKSLIQISNDENGYELCKRAEMLQLQYTAAFCVNTVIQFGVLQYLQSTGVSVPHDISLIGSGLSELVKISVPQLTTYYVSAEEKEKTVSMLLEIINNRNSERTFSSRVTEFERFEGGTVSPWRQGI, encoded by the coding sequence ATGGTTACGAAAAAGGAGATCGCAGAGCACCTTGGCATTTCGCGGACAGCCGTATCTCTTGTATTGAACAACACGCCTAGCAGTACAATTTCGGCAGATACACGGAATAAAATACTCCGGGCAGCCAAAGACCTGGGTTACAGGGATGTGGAAGTCTCCCCTAAGCTTTGTTATGTGCTTTACGATAGGGATGCGAATGACCCGCGTTATATCGCCGATTTGCAAATCATGGAGGCGGCGGCCAGCCGTTTCAATTATGGTTTGATTTTCATGAACATTACTCATGCCCCCGAATCCTTAAGCAAACTGCAGAGGTCGTTGGACACTCAGGAGATTGACGGGTACATTGTATCTGGTGACGTGGATGAGGTCATTCTGAGTATGTTCCGAATGGCGAATACCCCTTATCTGTTATATGGGATGCCTTTACGCGGCAAGAATGACAACTTTATCTCCTTCGATGATAAGAAGCTGGCTTACGATGCCACTCATTATTTAATCACGCTTGGCCATACCCGTATCGCCTTGTTTATGGGCAGTCTGGACTACAATATCCATCAATTAGCACTGGAAGGTTATCGCGAAGCTCTTGAGGCGAAGGGAATTCCGCTGGATAAATCGCTGATTCAGATTAGCAATGATGAGAATGGTTATGAGCTCTGCAAGAGAGCCGAGATGCTGCAACTGCAATATACGGCCGCCTTCTGTGTGAATACCGTTATCCAGTTCGGCGTTCTCCAGTATCTTCAGAGTACAGGCGTATCCGTACCGCACGACATCAGCCTGATCGGTTCAGGTCTGAGCGAGCTCGTGAAGATCAGCGTCCCTCAGCTAACCACTTATTACGTATCCGCAGAGGAAAAGGAAAAGACGGTATCTATGCTGCTTGAGATCATTAACAATCGTAATTCGGAGCGTACATTTTCGTCGCGGGTTACGGAATTCGAACGGTTCGAGGGCGGTACTGTTTCTCCTTGGAGACAGGGAATATAA
- a CDS encoding Gfo/Idh/MocA family oxidoreductase, whose amino-acid sequence MRQITAVIVGAGARGRFVYGAYAGKYPEELKVVAVAEPDKERRRIAAAEHQLTPSQVFESWEQVISNRKMADIAIISTQDRMHYAPTLRALELGYDVLLEKPMSPLAEEVIAMADASRKFNRLLTVSHVLRYTPFWSKIKEIITSGSIGRVVSIQLSENVGYFHMAHSFVRGNWNKSEETSPMILQKSCHDMDILSWLIDERCVRVSSYGSLLHFRPENAPAGSTARCTEGCAVERECPYSAIRIYEEDATNEWSRFITGDPTPQNIHEALQNGPFGRCVYRCDNNVVDHQVVNMEFQSGATASFTMSGFSHDVSRTVQIMGTLGEIRGYMEKNEIVLYPYGKEAIPVALVVEEGGHGGGDEGLVREFLKQVRNENNNGGSGLTSAEASVQSHLMAFAAEQSRVAGGSSVAIALLSAPLCEYRMQLS is encoded by the coding sequence GTGCGACAAATCACTGCAGTTATCGTAGGAGCCGGTGCGAGAGGAAGATTCGTATACGGGGCATATGCGGGCAAGTACCCGGAGGAGCTAAAGGTCGTCGCAGTTGCCGAACCGGATAAAGAACGAAGACGGATTGCGGCGGCTGAGCACCAATTAACGCCAAGTCAAGTATTTGAAAGCTGGGAACAGGTTATATCTAATCGTAAAATGGCCGATATTGCGATTATCTCCACACAAGACCGAATGCATTACGCACCGACTTTAAGGGCTCTTGAGTTGGGGTACGATGTGCTGCTGGAGAAGCCGATGTCTCCATTGGCTGAGGAGGTCATCGCCATGGCTGACGCATCCCGCAAGTTTAACCGCTTGTTAACGGTCAGTCATGTGCTGCGGTATACCCCGTTCTGGTCGAAGATCAAAGAGATCATTACAAGCGGCTCCATCGGCCGTGTCGTATCTATACAGTTAAGCGAGAATGTCGGTTACTTCCATATGGCGCACAGCTTCGTTCGCGGCAACTGGAACAAGTCCGAAGAAACGAGTCCGATGATCCTGCAGAAATCCTGTCACGATATGGATATCTTATCTTGGTTGATCGACGAGAGGTGTGTAAGAGTCAGCTCGTATGGCTCGCTGCTGCATTTCCGTCCGGAGAATGCTCCGGCGGGTTCAACCGCCAGATGTACGGAGGGCTGTGCGGTTGAACGGGAATGTCCATATTCAGCGATCCGAATCTATGAAGAGGATGCAACGAACGAATGGTCCCGATTCATCACCGGCGACCCGACGCCGCAAAATATTCATGAAGCGCTTCAGAACGGCCCGTTCGGGCGCTGTGTGTATCGCTGCGATAATAATGTAGTCGATCATCAGGTAGTTAACATGGAGTTCCAAAGCGGCGCAACCGCCTCCTTCACGATGTCCGGGTTCTCTCACGATGTTTCCAGAACCGTTCAAATCATGGGGACCTTGGGTGAAATCAGAGGTTACATGGAGAAAAACGAGATTGTTCTGTACCCTTACGGGAAGGAAGCAATCCCTGTTGCCCTGGTTGTTGAAGAAGGAGGACACGGAGGCGGGGATGAAGGCCTGGTACGGGAATTCTTGAAGCAAGTTCGCAATGAGAACAATAACGGAGGCAGTGGTCTTACTTCGGCTGAAGCTTCCGTACAAAGCCACCTGATGGCCTTTGCGGCCGAGCAATCCAGAGTGGCGGGCGGAAGCTCTGTTGCGATCGCCTTATTGAGCGCGCCTCTATGCGAGTACCGTATGCAGTTGAGCTGA